In Spinacia oleracea cultivar Varoflay chromosome 5, BTI_SOV_V1, whole genome shotgun sequence, a single window of DNA contains:
- the LOC110777649 gene encoding LOW QUALITY PROTEIN: pentatricopeptide repeat-containing protein At1g62260, mitochondrial-like (The sequence of the model RefSeq protein was modified relative to this genomic sequence to represent the inferred CDS: inserted 1 base in 1 codon), which translates to MFSFAASSSGKMPFYVGRLGRALCCPFGFATCWRRPICNSVSKAYSAGYPDLRRSNKDISQLIRLGRFSEARSLFDRMSVRNTITWNSMMSGYVKNREILKARRLFDEMPESDKDVVSWNLMISGYVSCRGGGMRYVEEGERLFNQMLKRDSVSWNTMISGYARIGRMDDAIRLFKGMTERDVITWNAMVTGFLQNGHADNAIEWFRTMPKRDASSFSALISGLIRIDEWGKAKEILLEYRERVDQEKENLVQAYNTLIAGYGQKGRVDEARSLFDQMSYYPQGRTRESMGLERNVVSWNAMIMSYIKVGDLISARQFFNKMVDRDTFSWNTMISGYVQVSDMEQAAELFSQMPNTDVMSWNMMVSGYAQNGNLESALDFFSKTPQRNLVSWNSVIAGCDKNGDFEGAIKLFIQMQAEEVKPDKHTLSSVLSVCTGLAVLDLGTQIHQLLTKTLTADLPINNSLVTMYSRCGAINEAKIMFDEMGMQKDVISWNAIIGGYASHGYAAAALQLFEEMKRLKVMPTIITFVSVLNACAHAGLLKEGHKYFESMLLDFGIEPKIEHYAALIDNVGRHGNLQEAMDLIHNMPHKPDKTIWGALLGACRIHNNVELAQIASEALSKLEPESSAPYVLLHNMFADVEQWEDAKKVRNTMEIKNIKKGRASSWLXRIISGKYCY; encoded by the exons ATGTTCTCCTTCGCTGCTTCATCTTCAG gaaaaatgccattttatgTTGGGCGATTAGGAAGAGCCTTGTGTTGCCCGTTTGGATTTGCAACTTGTTGGAGGAGACCCATCTGTAATTCTGTGTCGAAAGCTTATAGTGCTGGATATCCTGACCTTCGTCGTTCGAATAAGGATATATCTCAGCTGATCCGATTAGGTCGGTTCAGTGAAGCGCGGTCACTGTTTGATAGAATGTCGGTAAGAAACACCATAACCTGGAATTCGATGATGAGTGGGTATGTTAAGAACAGAGAGATCTTGAAAGCGCGTAGGTTATTTGATGAAATGCCCGAAAGTGATAAAGATGTTGTGTCGTGGAATTTGATGATATCAGGTTATGTTTCTTGCCGTGGGGGTGGGATGAGATATGTTGAGGAGGGAGAGCGTCTGTTTAATCAGATGCTCAAAAGAGATTCGGTTTCTTGGAACACTATGATAAGTGGTTATGCTCGGATTGGGAGAATGGATGATGCTATACGCCTTTTTAAAGGAATGACAGAGAGGGATGTTATCACTTGGAATGCAATGGTGACTGGCTTTCTACAAAATGGTCATGCTGATAATGCTATTGAGTGGTTTAGAACAATGCCGAAAAGGGATGCATCTTCTTTTAGTGCACTTATATCGGGGTTGATTCGAATTGACGAGTGGGGTAAGGCAAAGGAAATTTTGCTGGaatatagggaaagagttgacCAAGAGAAGGAAAATCTTGTCCAGGCATATAATACTTTGATTGCAGGGTATGGACAAAAAGGAAGAGTTGATGAAGCGCGAAGTCTTTTTGATCAAATGTCATATTATCCACAGGGAAGAACCAGAGAAAGTATGGGATTAGAGAGAAATGTAGTGTCATGGAATGCTATGATCATGTCTTATATCAAAGTCGGTGATCTCATTTCTGCTAGACAATTTTTCAATAAAATGGTAGACCGTGATACATTTTCGTGGAATACTATGATTAGCGGTTATGTTCAAGTTTCAGATATGGAGCAAGCAGCTGAACTCTTTTCACAAATGCCAAACACTGATGTAATGTCATGGAATATGATGGTGTCAGGCTATGCTCAAAATGGAAACTTAGAATCTGCTCTTGATTTCTTCAGCAAGACACCACAGAGAAATTTGGTGTCTTGGAATTCTGTAATTGCAGGATGTGATAAGAATGGAGACTTTGAAGGAGCAATCAAGTTGTTCATACAAATGCAGGCTGAGGAGGTGAAGCCTGATAAGCACACTCTATCATCAGTTCTTAGTGTCTGTACAGGGCTTGCTGTCCTGGATTTGGGCACACAAATTCATCAGCTGCTTACCAAAACCCTTACTGCGGATCTACCAATCAATAATTCACTTGTTACAATGTACTCAAGGTGTGGGGCAATAAACGAGGCCAAGATCATGTTTGATGAAATGGGGATGCAGAAGGATGTTATCTCCTGGAATGCAATTATAGGTGGATATGCATCTCATGGATATGCAGCAGCAGCTTTACAGCTTTTTGAAGAAATGAAGAGGCTCAAAGTTATGCCCACCATTATTACATTTGTATCAGTCTTGAATGCTTGTGCCCATGCTGGCTTATTGAAAGAAGGTCACAAGTATTTTGAGTCTATGCTTTTAGATTTTGGAATTGAACCCAAAATCGAACATTATGCTGCACTAATTGACAATGTGGGTCGTCATGGAAACCTACAAGAGGCCATGGATTTGATTCATAACATGCCTCACAAACCTGATAAAACTATATGGGGTGCTCTGCTAGGAGCTTGTAGGATACATAACAATGTAGAGCTGGCTCAGATTGCTTCAGAAGCTCTATCAAAGCTTGAGCCAGAAAGTTCAGCACCTTACGTATTGCTTCACAACATGTTTGCTGACGTGGAACAATGGGAGGATGCAAAAAAGGTCAGAAATACAatggaaataaaaaatattaaaaagggACGAGCATCTAGTTGGT ATCGTATAATATCTGGAAAGTATTGCTACTAA